GCATGAGCAACCGCGGCGTCGCCTTCATCGACGGCCGGCCGACGCCGATGGTTGGCACGGTGTCGATGGATTCGATCACGCTCGATGTCACCGGCATCGCCACCGAGCGCCTGCAGGCCGGCGCGACGGTAGAACTGATCGGTCCGCATCGTCCGCTTGACGACGTGGCGCGGCTGGCCGGCAGCATCGGCTATGAAATCCTGACCGACCTTGGACGCCGCTACCACCGCGAATATATCGGCGGCTAGCAACCGTGGGCAGAATCTGCCCACCCTGCGTTCTACCTCTTGCGGCGCCAAAGTCGTAGAATCAAACACTTCTGTCACTCTTTTCTTCGCCGCCATGACCAACACTGCGTTATCCGCACAGCTCGCCAACTGGATCGACAGTCACTTTGACGAAGAAGTCGAGTTCCTGCAACAGATCGTCCGTATTCCAACCGATACCCCGCCCGGCAACAACGCGCCGCATGCCGATGCGGTTGCCGCACTAATGAGCGCCTGGGGATGGCAAGCCGAGAAGCACCCGGTGCCGGCCGCCATGGTCAAGGATTACGGCATGGAGAGCATCACCAATCTGATCGTCCGCCGCAAATATGCCGGTGCGGGGCCAACCCTCGCGCTGAATGCGCATGGCGACGTGGTGCCGCCGGGCGAAGGCTGGAGCAAGCAACCGTATGGCGGCGAAATTGAAAACGGCCGCATCTACGGCCGCGCCACCACCGTCTCCAAAGGCGATTTCGCTACCTATATTTTTGCAGTGCGCGCGCTGGAAGCGCTGGGCGTGCCGCTCAAGGGCGCACTCGAATTGCACTTCACCTACGATGAAGAATTCGGTGGCTTGCTGGGACCGGCCTGGCTACTGGAAAATCAGTTGACCAAGCCGGACCTGGTAATCGGCCCCGGCTTCAGCTACAACGTCGTCACTGCACATAACGCTTGCCTGCAGTTTGAAGTTACTGTGCATGGCAAGGCCACCCACGGCTCGATGCCGGAAACCGGCCATGACGCCTTGCAAGCAGCTACCAAGGTGTTGCAAGCGATCTACGCCAAACTGCCGGATCTGAAAAAAATCAGTTCGGCGATTCCCGGCATTACCCATCCGACCATGATCGTCGGCCGCATCGACGGCGGCACCAACACCAATGTGGTGCCTGGCAAGGTCGTGCTGAAAATGGATCGCCGCATGATTCCGGAAGAAGATCCGGTCGCGGTCGAAGCAGAAGTGCGGGCCATGATCGAAACTGCTGTCGATGGCTTGCCCGGCATTCGCGTCGAAATCAAACGCCTGCTGCTGGCGCGCGCGTTGCGTCCGTTGCCAGGTCACGAAAAACTGCTGGCCAGTGTGCAGGCAAATGCGCTGGCGGTTCTCGGCGAAGCGATTCCGGCTAATGGCTCGGCGCTCTACACCGATGCCCGCTTGTACGGTGAACACGGGATTCCGGTGGTGCTGTACGGCGCCGGTCCGCGTACGCTGATGGAATCCAACGCCAAGCAAGCAG
This DNA window, taken from Collimonas arenae, encodes the following:
- a CDS encoding ArgE/DapE family deacylase, translated to MTNTALSAQLANWIDSHFDEEVEFLQQIVRIPTDTPPGNNAPHADAVAALMSAWGWQAEKHPVPAAMVKDYGMESITNLIVRRKYAGAGPTLALNAHGDVVPPGEGWSKQPYGGEIENGRIYGRATTVSKGDFATYIFAVRALEALGVPLKGALELHFTYDEEFGGLLGPAWLLENQLTKPDLVIGPGFSYNVVTAHNACLQFEVTVHGKATHGSMPETGHDALQAATKVLQAIYAKLPDLKKISSAIPGITHPTMIVGRIDGGTNTNVVPGKVVLKMDRRMIPEEDPVAVEAEVRAMIETAVDGLPGIRVEIKRLLLARALRPLPGHEKLLASVQANALAVLGEAIPANGSALYTDARLYGEHGIPVVLYGAGPRTLMESNAKQADENLTLDDLRKATKVIAMTLLDFLAA